Proteins from one Impatiens glandulifera chromosome 2, dImpGla2.1, whole genome shotgun sequence genomic window:
- the LOC124927400 gene encoding uncharacterized protein LOC124927400 — MNHTGAEENISELKKKKKKKKMHQTYLDFLARVQLLNEIAVVGHRYLVGFHQRLDVLCQSSINKTSDVVERLLQSNESKRIISYVEAGCKTLHNTTLYMRSLHTCHLGLQDYLNKAKDIVVELECLVNEATSTIQTADEGELELSEEEIVPYDNDNDNDQEPEITYYATTMSILYSMVKQDYTMKMRIISSLTLKTTSEELESYTKLWQLQPFIDDDLLNQAVLLIKDKILINKHVTDN; from the exons ATGAACCACACAGGAGCAGAAGAAAACATATCtgaactgaagaagaagaagaagaagaagaagatgcacCAAACTTATTTAGACTTTTTAGCAAG GGTTCAACTTCTTAATGAGATAGCTGTTGTTGGGCATAGGTATCTTGTTGGCTTTCATCAACGATTGG ATGTTCTTTGTCAGTCATCAATTAACAAAACTTCAGATGTGGTGGAGCGCCTTCTGCAATCTAATGAATCTAAGAGGATTATATCTTATGTTGAAGCTGGTTGTAAGACTCTTCACAACACCACTCTGTATATGAGAAGCT TGCATACATGTCATCTCGGATTGCAAGATTACCTCAACAAAG CTAAGGACATAGTGGTCGAACTAGAATGCCTCGTCAATGAAGCAACAAGTACGATTCAAACAGCAGATGAGGGAGAGTTGGAATTGTCAGAAGAG GAAATTGTGCCttatgataatgataatgataatgatcaggAACCTGAAATAACTTACTATGCAACTACAATGAGTATTCTATATAGCATGGTGAAGCAGGATTACACTATGAAG ATGCGAATAATTTCTTCTCTTACTCTGAAGACCACCTCAGAAGAATTGGAGAGTTATACTAAGCTTTGGCAATTGCAACCTTTCATAGATGATGATCTATTGAATCAGGCTGTTTTACTTATCAAAGACAAGATATTAATCAATAAGCATGTGACAGATAATTGA
- the LOC124927721 gene encoding protein YIP4b-like produces MSQQHGDVRPLHHSSQSDIDEIENLMHSSPATVLPARPTSPQQRASIPVSSSPFIPPPQNHHQQQKANLTAVPSPPPPPPPRSFGNDLQPNTLTEPVWDTLMRDLTRIVSNLKLVVFPNPFREDPGKALRDWDLWGPFFFIVLLGLILSWSASIKKSEVFAVAFALLAIGAVILTANVLLLGGRIIFFQSLSLLGYCLFPLDVGALICMLKDNVMMKLIVVIVTLGWSCWAAYPFMSTALHPRRKALALYPVVLMYVSVASLIIAID; encoded by the exons ATGTCGCAGCAGCACGGCGATGTAAGACCTCTCCACCATTCTTCGCAATCGGACATCGACGAGATTGAGAATCTCATGCATTCGAGTCCGGCAACCGTGCTCCCTGCTCGGCCAACTAGTCCTCAACAACGAGCATCCATCCCTGTTTCCTCTTCTCCATTCATTCCTCCTCCTCAGAATCATCATCAGCAGCAGAAGGCCAATCTGACAGCGGTTCCATCTCCACCGCCACCTCCTCCGCCTAGATCATTTGGAAACGATCTACAGCCGAACACGTTGACGGAGCCGGTTTGGGATACGCTGATGAGAGATCTGACAAGGATTGTGAGCAATTTGAAACTAGTTGTATTTCCGAATCCATTTAGGGAAGATCCAGGAAAGGCATTGAGAGATTGGGATCTTTGGGGACCGTTCTTCTTTATTGTGTTACTCGGACTGATTTTGTCATGGTCTGCATCGATCAAGAAG TCTGAGGTATTTGCAGTTGCTTTTGCATTGCTTGCAATTGGTGCAGTGATATTGACGGCAAATGTACTTCTTCTGGGAGGAAGGATCATATTCTTTCAGAGTTTATCTCTGCTTGGATACTGTCTATTCCCATTGGATGTTGGTGCTTTGATCTGTATGTTGAAAGACAATGTGATGATGAAGTTGATAGTGGTGATTGTAACATTAGGTTGGAGCTGTTGGGCTGCATATCCATTCATGAGTACAGCTCTTCATCCAAGAAGGAAAGCTCTCGCTCTCTATCCCGTCGTTCTCATGTACGTTTCCGTCGCTTCTCTCATCATTGCAATCGATTGA
- the LOC124925751 gene encoding AUGMIN subunit 3 isoform X2 translates to MSGTKLCALLGELGYQGHDALDPDSFEWPFQYDDARPILDWLCSSLRPSNVLSSSEVSQYEQFLREGKLLMGEDLDFAYDSISAFSTRRDNQEAVFGSEGLKDIRDATSAYKAEALSLQNQLRQLQTQYDMLTGQASTLIQGRRARVAATSAVNGQLTMMDDRLSARNLEMNTVLGRIASTAQELAHYHSGEEDDIYLAYYDFHSYLTGDAACMKELNQWFVKQLDTGPYQLVAEEGKSKCSWLSLDDISSIIEREKPHQRVSELQRLRSIFGTSERQWVEAQVENAKQQAILMALKAQVASDEAHIHLDHHSLRRKYAELVTELSNLHHKEEKLLSETIPDLCWELAQLQDTYILQGDYDLKVMRQEYYINRQKVYINHLVNQLARHQFLKIACLLEKKTILGAYYLLKVIESELHGYLSATKGRVDHSLALIQAASDVPEQGAVDDRDTFLHGVRDLLSIHSSVQAGLSTYVSAPGIVQQISSLQSDLMNLQSDLENTLPKDRNRCINDLCTLIQNLQQLLFSSSTTAQPILTPRELMKELDEMERVNSNLSAAVEEVTLEHCKKNEIVKHHSQEVGLQRRVFVDFFSNPERLRNQVRELSARVRALQAS, encoded by the exons GTATGAGCAATTTCTACGAGAAGGAAAGCTATTAATG GGAGAAGACTTGGACTTTGCTTATGATAGCATATCAGCCTTTTCAACCAGGAGAGATAACCAAGAGGCAGTTTTTGGATCTGAAGGACTGAAAGATATAAG GGATGCTACATCAGCATATAAAGCTGAGGCTCTGTCATTGCAAAATCAGCTTAGACAATTGCAGACTCAATATGATATGCTCACTGGACAGGCTTCAACGCTGATTCAAGGAAGAAGGGCACGAGTTGCCGCAACATCTGCTGTGAATGGACAATTAACTATGATGGATGATAGACTATCAGCCAGAAATTTAGAG ATGAATACTGTTCTCGGTAGGATTGCCTCCACTGCTCAAGAGTTGGCGCATTATCATTCAGGGGAAG AAGATGATATTTACTTGGCTTATTACGACTTTCATTCATACTTAACTGGGGATGCAGCCTGCATGAAGGAGCTGAATCAATGGTTTGTTAAACAATTGGATACG GGTCCCTATCAACTTGTAGCTGAAGAGGGAAAATCAAAATGTTCATGGTTGAGTCTTGATGATATCTCAAGTATCATAGAGCGAG AGAAGCCACATCAACGTGTATCAGAACTGCAACGTCTTCGGTCTAT atTTGGGACGAGTGAAAGACAGTGGGTTGAAGCACAGGTAGAGAATGCTAAGCAACAAGCCATTCTTATGGCACTTAAAGCTCAAGTTGCATCAGATGAAGCTCACATACATCTTGATCATCATTCCCTTCG GAGAAAATATGCTGAACTTGTGACAGAGCTCTCGAATCTTCATCACAAGGAAGAGAAATTGTTATCTGAG ACTATTCCTGATCTTTGTTGGGAGTTGGCTCAGCTGCAGGACACTTATATTCTGCAAG GTGATTATGATCTGAAGGTCATGCGCCAGGAATATTATATCAATCGTCAAAAAGTG TACATAAATCACCTGGTTAATCAACTTGCACGCCATCAATTCTTGAAAATAGCTTGTCTGTTAGAAAAGAAAACAATACTTGGAGCATACTATTTGCTTAAAGTTATTGAGTCAGAGCTGCATGGTTACCTCTCAGCAACCAAAGGCCGAGTG GACCATTCCTTGGCACTTATTCAAGCTGCATCGGATGTACCAGAACAAGGGGCTGTGGATGATAGGGATACTTTTTTGCATGGTGTTAGAGACCTGTTGAGTATCCATTCAA GTGTGCAAGCTGGTTTGTCTACATATGTATCTGCTCCGGGTATTGTTCAACAGATATCCAGCCTTCAATCAGATTTGATGAATCTTCAGTCTGACCTTGAGAATACTCTCCCCAAAGACCGGAATAGATGTATTAATGATCT ATGCACTCTCATTCAAAATTTGCAGCAACTGCTATTTTCATCATCAACAACTGCACAGCCCATTCTGACACCTCGG GAATTGATGAAGGAGCTCGATGAAATGGAGAGAGTCAATTCAAATCTCTCTGCTGCAGTTGAAGAAGTAACACTTGAGCATTGCAAGAAGAATGAG ATCGTAAAACATCATTCCCAAGAAGTGGGGCTTCAGAGACGTGTTTTTGTTGATTTCTTCTCAAATCCCGAGCGTTTAAGGAATCAAGTCAGGGAATTGTCTGCTCGCGTAAGGGCTTTGCAGGCTTCATAA
- the LOC124925751 gene encoding AUGMIN subunit 3 isoform X1, translating into MSGTKLCALLGELGYQGHDALDPDSFEWPFQYDDARPILDWLCSSLRPSNVLSSSEVSQYEQFLREGKLLMGEDLDFAYDSISAFSTRRDNQEAVFGSEGLKDIRDATSAYKAEALSLQNQLRQLQTQYDMLTGQASTLIQGRRARVAATSAVNGQLTMMDDRLSARNLEMNTVLGRIASTAQELAHYHSGEEDDIYLAYYDFHSYLTGDAACMKELNQWFVKQLDTGPYQLVAEEGKSKCSWLSLDDISSIIERDAEKPHQRVSELQRLRSIFGTSERQWVEAQVENAKQQAILMALKAQVASDEAHIHLDHHSLRRKYAELVTELSNLHHKEEKLLSETIPDLCWELAQLQDTYILQGDYDLKVMRQEYYINRQKVYINHLVNQLARHQFLKIACLLEKKTILGAYYLLKVIESELHGYLSATKGRVDHSLALIQAASDVPEQGAVDDRDTFLHGVRDLLSIHSSVQAGLSTYVSAPGIVQQISSLQSDLMNLQSDLENTLPKDRNRCINDLCTLIQNLQQLLFSSSTTAQPILTPRELMKELDEMERVNSNLSAAVEEVTLEHCKKNEIVKHHSQEVGLQRRVFVDFFSNPERLRNQVRELSARVRALQAS; encoded by the exons GTATGAGCAATTTCTACGAGAAGGAAAGCTATTAATG GGAGAAGACTTGGACTTTGCTTATGATAGCATATCAGCCTTTTCAACCAGGAGAGATAACCAAGAGGCAGTTTTTGGATCTGAAGGACTGAAAGATATAAG GGATGCTACATCAGCATATAAAGCTGAGGCTCTGTCATTGCAAAATCAGCTTAGACAATTGCAGACTCAATATGATATGCTCACTGGACAGGCTTCAACGCTGATTCAAGGAAGAAGGGCACGAGTTGCCGCAACATCTGCTGTGAATGGACAATTAACTATGATGGATGATAGACTATCAGCCAGAAATTTAGAG ATGAATACTGTTCTCGGTAGGATTGCCTCCACTGCTCAAGAGTTGGCGCATTATCATTCAGGGGAAG AAGATGATATTTACTTGGCTTATTACGACTTTCATTCATACTTAACTGGGGATGCAGCCTGCATGAAGGAGCTGAATCAATGGTTTGTTAAACAATTGGATACG GGTCCCTATCAACTTGTAGCTGAAGAGGGAAAATCAAAATGTTCATGGTTGAGTCTTGATGATATCTCAAGTATCATAGAGCGAG ATGCAGAGAAGCCACATCAACGTGTATCAGAACTGCAACGTCTTCGGTCTAT atTTGGGACGAGTGAAAGACAGTGGGTTGAAGCACAGGTAGAGAATGCTAAGCAACAAGCCATTCTTATGGCACTTAAAGCTCAAGTTGCATCAGATGAAGCTCACATACATCTTGATCATCATTCCCTTCG GAGAAAATATGCTGAACTTGTGACAGAGCTCTCGAATCTTCATCACAAGGAAGAGAAATTGTTATCTGAG ACTATTCCTGATCTTTGTTGGGAGTTGGCTCAGCTGCAGGACACTTATATTCTGCAAG GTGATTATGATCTGAAGGTCATGCGCCAGGAATATTATATCAATCGTCAAAAAGTG TACATAAATCACCTGGTTAATCAACTTGCACGCCATCAATTCTTGAAAATAGCTTGTCTGTTAGAAAAGAAAACAATACTTGGAGCATACTATTTGCTTAAAGTTATTGAGTCAGAGCTGCATGGTTACCTCTCAGCAACCAAAGGCCGAGTG GACCATTCCTTGGCACTTATTCAAGCTGCATCGGATGTACCAGAACAAGGGGCTGTGGATGATAGGGATACTTTTTTGCATGGTGTTAGAGACCTGTTGAGTATCCATTCAA GTGTGCAAGCTGGTTTGTCTACATATGTATCTGCTCCGGGTATTGTTCAACAGATATCCAGCCTTCAATCAGATTTGATGAATCTTCAGTCTGACCTTGAGAATACTCTCCCCAAAGACCGGAATAGATGTATTAATGATCT ATGCACTCTCATTCAAAATTTGCAGCAACTGCTATTTTCATCATCAACAACTGCACAGCCCATTCTGACACCTCGG GAATTGATGAAGGAGCTCGATGAAATGGAGAGAGTCAATTCAAATCTCTCTGCTGCAGTTGAAGAAGTAACACTTGAGCATTGCAAGAAGAATGAG ATCGTAAAACATCATTCCCAAGAAGTGGGGCTTCAGAGACGTGTTTTTGTTGATTTCTTCTCAAATCCCGAGCGTTTAAGGAATCAAGTCAGGGAATTGTCTGCTCGCGTAAGGGCTTTGCAGGCTTCATAA